A single region of the Solidesulfovibrio fructosivorans JJ] genome encodes:
- a CDS encoding carbamoyltransferase family protein, translating to MAEYILGLSAYYHDSAAALLRDGVVVAAAHEERFTRKKHDAAFPRKAAAYVLEEGGVGLSDLAAVAFYDKPYLKFERLMETYHGFAPRGVVSFLSAMPVWIKEKLFMKKMLREELAKFGRGKPRILFPEHHLSHAASAFYPSPFDEAAILTIDGVGEWSTTTIGVGRGKDITFLRELDFPHSLGLLYSAFTYYCGFKVNSGEYKLMGLAPYGIAGSERVETYKQKILDELVDLRPDGSMLLNMAYFDYATGLTMCRDGKWERLFGLPKRAAESDLSQEHMDMALAIQEVTEDVVMLLAKTARELSGCKNLVMAGGVALNCVANGKLLRAGVFDDVWIQPAAGDAGGALGAALAAHHVWAGHERAPLPEGAMDRMAGSYLGPEFTRRDALRVASRNDAPCEVYDEFDALCAKVADLLADGKVVGWFQGRMEYGPRALGGRSILGDPRNPEMQKKLNLKIKYREGFRPFAPSVLAEAVSDCFEQDRPSPYMLLVAPVAEKLRFELPEGYWQKPMFDRLYVERSKLPAITHVDFSARIQTVHAATNPRYHKLISTFNARHGCPVVVNTSFNVRGEPIVCSPWDAYRCFMRTEMDYLVVGDCLFDKEKQPEFAESGDWRDEYELD from the coding sequence ATGGCCGAATACATACTCGGGCTTTCCGCCTACTACCACGACAGCGCGGCCGCGCTTTTGCGCGACGGCGTCGTCGTGGCCGCCGCCCATGAGGAACGCTTCACCCGCAAGAAGCACGACGCCGCCTTCCCCCGGAAGGCGGCCGCCTACGTGCTCGAGGAAGGCGGCGTCGGCCTGTCCGATCTGGCCGCCGTCGCCTTCTACGACAAGCCGTACCTCAAATTCGAGCGGCTGATGGAGACGTACCACGGCTTCGCGCCGCGCGGCGTGGTGAGCTTCCTGTCGGCCATGCCGGTGTGGATCAAGGAAAAGCTCTTCATGAAAAAGATGTTGCGCGAGGAACTGGCCAAGTTCGGCCGGGGCAAGCCGCGCATTCTTTTCCCGGAGCACCACCTGTCCCACGCGGCCTCGGCCTTTTACCCCTCGCCCTTCGACGAGGCGGCGATCCTCACCATCGACGGCGTGGGCGAGTGGTCCACCACCACCATCGGCGTCGGGCGCGGCAAGGACATCACCTTCCTGCGCGAGCTCGACTTCCCGCATTCCCTGGGACTGCTCTATTCCGCCTTCACCTACTACTGCGGCTTCAAGGTCAACTCCGGCGAGTACAAGCTCATGGGACTCGCTCCCTACGGCATCGCCGGTTCCGAGCGGGTGGAGACGTACAAGCAAAAGATCCTGGACGAACTGGTCGACCTGCGCCCCGACGGCTCCATGCTGCTCAACATGGCCTACTTCGACTACGCCACCGGGCTCACCATGTGCCGGGACGGCAAGTGGGAGCGGCTGTTCGGCCTGCCCAAGCGCGCCGCCGAGTCGGACCTGTCCCAGGAGCACATGGACATGGCCCTGGCCATCCAGGAAGTCACCGAAGACGTGGTCATGCTTCTGGCCAAGACGGCCCGGGAGCTTTCGGGCTGCAAGAACCTGGTCATGGCCGGCGGCGTGGCGCTCAACTGCGTGGCCAACGGCAAGCTGCTGCGGGCCGGGGTGTTCGACGACGTCTGGATTCAGCCGGCGGCCGGCGACGCCGGCGGCGCGCTTGGCGCGGCCCTGGCCGCCCACCACGTCTGGGCCGGTCACGAACGCGCGCCCCTGCCCGAAGGGGCCATGGACCGCATGGCCGGCTCGTACCTGGGGCCGGAGTTCACCCGCCGCGACGCGCTGCGCGTGGCCTCCCGCAATGACGCGCCCTGCGAGGTCTACGACGAGTTCGACGCGCTTTGCGCCAAGGTCGCCGACCTCTTGGCCGACGGCAAGGTGGTGGGCTGGTTCCAGGGCCGCATGGAATACGGCCCGCGTGCCCTTGGCGGCCGCAGCATCCTGGGCGATCCGCGAAACCCGGAGATGCAGAAAAAGCTCAACCTCAAGATCAAATACCGCGAGGGATTTCGGCCCTTTGCCCCCTCGGTCCTGGCCGAGGCCGTCTCCGACTGTTTCGAGCAGGACCGGCCCTCGCCCTACATGCTGCTGGTGGCCCCGGTGGCCGAAAAGCTGCGCTTCGAGCTGCCCGAGGGCTACTGGCAAAAGCCCATGTTCGACCGGCTTTACGTCGAGCGCTCCAAGCTCCCGGCCATCACCCACGTGGACTTCTCGGCCCGCATCCAGACCGTGCACGCGGCCACCAATCCGCGCTACCACAAGCTCATCAGCACCTTTAACGCCCGCCACGGCTGCCCGGTGGTGGTCAACACGAGCTTCAACGTGCGCGGTGAGCCCATCGTCTGCTCTCCCTGGGACGCCTACCGCTGCTTCATGCGCACCGAGATGGATTACCTCGTGGTCGGCGACTGCCTCTTCGACAAGGAAAAACAACCCGAATTCGCCGAATCCGGCGATTGGCGCGACGAGTACGAACTGGATTAG
- a CDS encoding DUF5989 family protein encodes MEFLRELWGFLRVRKKFWLLPIILVLLLFGVLVVLTSGTAVAPFIYTLF; translated from the coding sequence ATGGAATTTCTGCGTGAACTTTGGGGATTTCTGCGGGTTCGGAAAAAATTCTGGCTTTTGCCCATCATCCTCGTGTTGCTGCTTTTCGGTGTCCTCGTCGTGCTGACCAGCGGCACGGCCGTGGCGCCTTTCATCTACACCCTGTTTTAA
- a CDS encoding SxtJ family membrane protein, with the protein MSSLEQTRQKKSFWLSATREQAKDTGMALVLISLIVFFVTREIRYATIAALLLLLDMIAPALYKPVAKLWFGLSNVMGMVMSKVLLSLIFYLVLTPMGVLRSLGGKDPMRMRRFGKGEDSVFRVRDHTFVAADIEQPF; encoded by the coding sequence ATGTCTTCATTGGAACAAACGCGCCAGAAGAAATCCTTCTGGCTGTCGGCCACGCGGGAACAGGCCAAGGATACGGGCATGGCCCTCGTCCTGATCAGCCTGATCGTCTTCTTCGTCACCAGGGAAATCCGCTACGCGACCATCGCCGCCTTGCTGCTGCTTTTGGATATGATCGCGCCGGCGCTTTACAAGCCCGTGGCCAAGCTGTGGTTCGGCCTGTCCAACGTCATGGGCATGGTCATGTCCAAGGTGTTGCTTTCCCTCATATTCTACCTGGTGCTCACGCCCATGGGCGTCCTGCGCTCCCTTGGCGGCAAAGACCCCATGCGGATGCGGCGGTTCGGCAAGGGCGAGGACTCGGTGTTTCGGGTCCGGGACCATACCTTTGTCGCGGCGGATATCGAACAGCCGTTTTGA
- the arfB gene encoding alternative ribosome rescue aminoacyl-tRNA hydrolase ArfB, giving the protein MDASDILRITPGVAIPLSELTFTASRSSGPGGQHVNKVSSRVTLLFDLDASPSLSPAAKERLRAVLGGRIGKDGVLQVSSQTSRSQTANKELAVERFVMLLRAALTPKPPRRKTRATLASKLRRLETKKRHGARKRERTKIEE; this is encoded by the coding sequence ATGGACGCGTCCGATATTTTGCGCATCACGCCCGGCGTGGCCATCCCGCTGTCCGAGCTGACGTTTACCGCCTCGCGCAGCAGCGGCCCCGGCGGGCAGCACGTCAACAAGGTCAGCTCCCGCGTGACGCTGCTTTTTGATCTCGATGCCTCGCCGAGCCTGTCCCCGGCGGCCAAGGAGCGCCTGCGAGCCGTCCTTGGCGGGCGCATCGGCAAGGACGGGGTGCTGCAAGTCAGCTCCCAGACCAGCCGCAGCCAGACCGCCAACAAGGAACTGGCCGTGGAGCGGTTCGTCATGCTCCTGCGCGCCGCCCTGACGCCCAAGCCCCCGCGCCGCAAGACCCGGGCCACCCTGGCCTCGAAACTGCGCCGCCTGGAAACCAAAAAGCGCCACGGCGCGCGCAAGCGGGAACGCACCAAGATAGAAGAATAG
- a CDS encoding radical SAM protein, which produces MEGLTIGGVTPLSPLDYPDALAAVIYCQGDPWGCPFSNARPEAGGAFDPAAVLSWLESRRGQVDAVLFSGGEPALLAGMAETLAAARDFGFLTGLHTTGLFPEALASVLPACDWVGLAVMAPRAAYERLTGDAGSGAAVFASLERLLRGAIPFEIRTTWHPGLLDEAGLAVLAGELATAGAIRWSLQIFHPGPAPEGGDVPPSAFPARLVSRLQAAAPRLTIDVRT; this is translated from the coding sequence GTGGAAGGACTGACCATCGGCGGCGTCACGCCGCTTTCGCCCCTCGATTATCCCGACGCCCTGGCGGCCGTGATCTACTGCCAGGGCGATCCCTGGGGCTGTCCCTTCAGCAACGCCCGTCCCGAGGCCGGCGGGGCCTTTGATCCGGCGGCGGTGCTGTCCTGGCTGGAAAGCCGGCGGGGGCAGGTGGACGCGGTCCTTTTTTCCGGGGGCGAACCGGCGCTTTTAGCCGGCATGGCCGAAACCCTGGCCGCCGCGCGGGATTTCGGCTTTTTGACGGGACTCCATACCACCGGGCTTTTCCCCGAGGCGCTGGCCTCCGTGCTGCCGGCCTGCGACTGGGTGGGGCTGGCCGTGATGGCGCCGCGCGCGGCCTATGAACGCCTGACCGGCGATGCCGGCAGCGGCGCGGCGGTGTTCGCCAGCCTGGAGCGGCTGCTGCGGGGCGCGATCCCGTTCGAGATCCGCACCACCTGGCATCCCGGACTCTTGGACGAGGCGGGTCTGGCCGTCCTGGCCGGGGAACTGGCCACGGCCGGCGCGATCCGCTGGAGCCTGCAAATTTTTCACCCGGGACCGGCTCCCGAGGGCGGGGACGTCCCCCCTTCGGCCTTTCCGGCGCGGCTGGTCAGCCGGCTTCAGGCCGCCGCCCCGCGCCTGACCATCGATGTGAGAACGTAA